Genomic DNA from Stigmatella aurantiaca:
CATACCTTCGCCGGTGGGGCCATCAACCGGCTGCTGGCCGCGGCGCTGGAGGTGGAGACGGGGCGGCGGTGGACGCCGGGGAATCTGTCTCTCAAGGTGAAGGACGCGGGCCTGTCCGGGGCGGCGCTGGCCATCGCCGCGCTCCCCCGAGTGGATTGGGGCGAAATGGCGTCAGCGCAGGTGGGCGACGCGGTGAGGGGCAGCCTCTCCAAGTTCCAGCGCTGCCTCCCTCCCCGGCTCGAGGCGAAGCTGCTGGTGGAGCGGCTGTACGACGTGGAGGGGACACGTGCGTTCGTGTCCACCCACCGGGTGCCAAGCAGTTCGCCGGGGTAGCGGCGCGAGGCACTCCACCTCGAAATATGGAGCGACTCACCCGCATATCAGCGAGGTCACGAAGTCTGCGTAGTCCGGCTGCTGCGTCTTGAAAAACGCCTGGTGGTACTCCCGAAGAGCCTGCGCGCGGTGTTCACCGCGAAGGGTCGCGAGTTCCTTACGGACCTCCGCAAGAGGAGGCAGCGCCGCCAGCTCATCATCCGCGACAGGCTGGGGTATGTTGCCGCCGTTGGCCGCCGCCGCCCGCATCAGGGACTCGGCAAGGCTGTGGGGGACGTCCGTCATCTCGGGGAAGCGATCCTTCGCGGCCAGGACTCCCGCGACGAAGCGGGCAATGGCTTGTTCGTCGGGGCTCGAGCCCAGCAACATCATGCCCATCTGCCGCCAGATGGCTCCGACCGCCTCGTAGTCCCGCCGACTCACATCGACGGACTGCCCATTCAGTGGAAGCAGGACCTTGCTCGCTCGTTCCGGGCTGTTGAGCCAGCGCGCTCGGGCGAGCAGCGGCGACTCCACCTTTCCAGCGGCTCCGTCCGGCTCCACCGCGCCGGCCAGCCGCCGCAAGTCTCCCTTGTCGGCTCCGATGACGCTGAAGTACTGCGTGGTCCTCGGCGCTTCCCGGACCGCAGCCACGAAGGCACGCACCACCGCTTCGGGAACCGAGATGCCGTCGACCTCGAGCTCTTCCGAGAGCGTGTTGGCGTGGGACTCGTGGAGCACCCGCGCCACGAACGCCCCACAGTTCTCGAGATTATCCTCGAAGACCGGAAGCGCCCGCGGCGCGCTGGCGTCGCCTGACTGCCACCAGCCGACGAGCCTCAGGGCGCTCGAGTCCACATCGCTCCCGCGCGACGCGAGTGCCCGCAGGGCTGCGATGAGCTCCTGCATCCGCTGCTCCGTGGGGCGCTCATCGACGGTGCCACTTTCGCCTCTCTTCTCATCCACTGACTCCACCAGCTCATCGGTTCCCTCTCCGGTGATCGCCGCGAGAGCGCTTCGTTCGGAGCTGAAGGACGAGGTGAGCTGGTCCTGAACGAGTCCCCGCACGTTGTCGTAGAAGGCAACCACATTGCAGTCGGCTGTTCCCCCGAGCGCAGGGCCGCGCAGGCCGCGTCCCACCATCTGCTGGAACAGGATGCGGCTCATGGTGGGCCGGGCGAGGAACACCGTCTGGACACCAGGCAGGTCGGTGCCCTCGGTGAACAGCCCCACATTCACGAGCACCGGGAGGCTTCTAGCCTTGAAGCGCTCGACGACGGCGAGGCGCTCCTCACGGGGTGCGCTGCAATCCAGACTCTCTGCTTCGAGCCCGGCGTTGCGGATGCGCTCCACGAGCTCCCGCGCGTGATTGATCGTCGCCGCGAAGATGAGGGTCTGTCCCCATTTCGCCGCATCCTTCACGACTTTCGAGACAATCAGGGCGTTGCGCGTCTCGTCTTCCGCGATCCTCTTCACGAGCGAAGGCGGAAGGTCCTTGAACTTCGCGAACAGCCGCTGCTCCTCGCTGCTGGCCTCGAACGTCTCGTTCGTGGGAACCGTCACTACCCGGGGGTGGGCGAGGATGCCGCGCTCCATCAGCGGAAGCAGGGGCTCTTCGTGGATGATGTCGCCGAACAGCTTCCACAGCTGCCCGACTTCGCCCTCCGCGGTGCGTGTCGGCGTCGCGGACAGGCCCAGCAGCTTCTCCCCGTCGATTACACGCCCGAGATCCTGGAGGAGCTGCTTCCAGGACCGGGCCACGGCGTGGTGGCACTCGTCGACGATGATGAGCGCGAACGACTCATGGATGGCGATCAGCTTGTCGACGTTTCCCTCTCGGGTCAGCGTGGGGATGGAGGCGACGACCACCTCCGCGGGTTCTTCGAACTTCCTCTGCCCCGCCTCGAACCGGCCGATCCGGAAGTTCGTCGGGGCCACGTGTCCATTCTGGAGGAACGCGGCTACCGCCTGGTTCACCAGCTCGTGCCGGTGGGCAAGCCAGAGAACCCTGCCGCCCTCCGCGAGCACGGACTCCAGGGCGAAGTGGACGGCCGTGCGTGTCTTGCCCGCCCCCGTCGGAAGGCAGAGCACCCCCTTGTCGTTGGCGCTTTGCCACCATTCGACCAATGCGTCGACACTCCGCCGCTGGTGCTCGAACAATGAGCCGCTCGTCCGCGTCATCCCGTCCGGCAGCTCCCGGTCGGGACCCGCTTCGAAGGAGAGCGCGTGCAGCCACTCTGGCTCGCTCCCGATGTCCTCTTCGAACTCCAGCTCGCCTCCCTGAGGGTCATCGCCACCGGATGTTTGACCTGCGCCATTCTCGTCGGGGTCTTCGTACTCGGACTCCTCGAAGTACTTGCGCCACTTCTTGGAACGACAGAGCACGTCCAGGTCGGACTGCTCCTCGGCACCGGCAATCTCCATCAGCAGTTCGCGGGCCAGGTCCGCGCTCAACGAGTGGACGGCTCCCGAGGACGAATAGATCCATTCCTCACCGTAGAAATCCGTCGACCTCAGGAGATCGAGGGCCTCGGCGCGCGTCAGTGCGGCGCAGATGAGCTTCGCGGCACCCGTGCGGCCAAACGCAATCCCCTCGTCATCCGACCGGTTCGCCAGCGAGAGCGAGATTCGGGTGATGAGCTCCTTCTTCGACAGGTTACCCGGGTCGATATCGAACCGTACGGCGATCTGGGCGATGCGCGCCTTGGAAAGAGGCTGAAGCAGTTGCTTGCTGGTGAGCATGGAGTCCTCGGTCAAATCGTTTCAGAGAAGCTTGCGGATGCGCTCGGCCACGTCCTCGAGCTGCTGGGCATCGAGACGCCCGCCCTGCTCGTCGCGCGTGATGAAGAGCGTCTGGTCCTCGATGAATCCGTTCTTCGCGTACCACTGCCGCTTCCAGTTCCACGACTGGCTGTACGCGGCGATGTCGAGCATGCCGAGGTGCTCCCAGATGATGAGGTCCCCAGCAGCATCCACGAAGGTGAAGTCCGGCCGCAGTCGGCCGGGCTCCGTCGCCCCCTCCAGGACCCGCTCGTACTCGTACGCGATGTCCTTCGAGTGCAGCAGGTTCGCGATGACGAGCTCGGACTTGCTTCGGACCATGTGGCCCTTCAGCGTTCGGTGGATGAGGTGCTCTGCGTAGGGCGTCTCCTCGAACCGCTCGCGCACGGCGCCCAGGAACAGGTTTGAGTTCCGGCGTGCCGTCTCGGAGCGCTCGGGACGGGAGAGGTCGTAGAGCGCCGACGTATCTCCCGCCTCGAGAAGCAGGACCATCCGCTTCTTCGAGCGCGTGAGCATCGTGTAGAGCAGTTCCCGGGAGAGCAGTCGGCAGTGCTTGGGGAGGATGGCAAAGACGACGTTGAACTCACTCCCCTGGGACTTGTGGACCGTCAGCGCGTAGGCTAGCTGCAGCGGCCCCGAACCCTCGCTGAAGTCCCTGCTGCCGTACCCGACCGTCACGTTGGGGCGTCCCGCGAACGCGACATTCATCCAGCCGTTGCGCGTGTTCGCCGCGATGCCGATTTCACCGTTCGCGATGTACAGCTCGACCTGGGACTTCTCGGAGTAGTCATACCCATCGCGGGTTTGGTTACGGACCTGGAGCACCTTGTCACGGAGTACGATTTCCTCGTCGCCGAGCTTCAAGCCTCGGCGGCTCCGTGCCTGCTCGACCTCCGCCTTCCGGAACGTCTTCTGCACCCACCGGTTGAGCTCATGGACGCCGTGGGGCTGCATCCGGACGGGGGAGAGGAGCTGGAAGCGCTCCGACCCGCTCGGGTCCTCGTACGGAATCCAGTTGTTCTCGTTGAAGCCGAGCGCCCGGTTGAAGCCGGCGACGTCATTGGCGTCCTTGATGCCGAGGTGCTTCTGGAACTGCTCCAACAGTCGCTGGTGGAGCTCGTCCGTCGTCTTCCAGAAGCAGATTTCGAGGTCGTTGAAGGGCCTGCCCAGCTCAAGGTCACTGAGCACGCGGTCGGAGTCGACTGGCTGCGCCTCGTGCGTGAACCAGGACGCGAGCCGCAGGGTATCGGAGGGAGCCCCCGCCTGGGCGCGCACCTCGATGGTGAGCCGGCCCAGCGCTCCGGCGATCTTCCGGACGTCTTCCTTGTCGCTCGTGGCGCACTCGTCGATGAACCCGACGAAGTCGGCGAACGGGCGGCCCACGCCGATGGGCGGTAGCTGATTCGGGTCGCCCACGAGGATGAGGCGCTGGACGTGGCTCAGGTCCAGCGCATCGAGCAGTGCGTACAGGTCATCGAGCGTCAGCATCGAGCATTCGTCGATGACCACCGTCTTCTCCCGCCGATGCTTTTCGGTTCCCGACGTCCGCGGCTTCTGCCGGAGGGCGTCGTACCGCTTCAGGCGATAGAGGAACTGGGCCACCGTCGCGGCGCCTTCGTCGTCCCCTCTGTTGGCCGCGTTCGAGAGCCGGACGCGCGCCTTGCCCGTGGGGGCAAGGAGGAGGATGCCGTCCTGGTTGAGCTTCTTCGACCTCAGGAGCGCCCCGAGCACGGAGGTCTTGCCCGTGCCCGCGCGGCCCGCTAGCACCGACAGCTTCCGGGTGGTCACCTTCTCCAGAGCCGCAGCCTGCTCGGTGAGCGCGAGCTGGTGCCGCTCGTTGCGTGGATCGACACGGCCCCCGGCCTCGCCAATAGCCTCGACGATGAGCGCGCGCCAGTCCTCGCCCAAGGAGGGAAGCGAGCGCTCTGCCCGGGCAGCCAGGATCTTGCGAGCGCCGTCCTCCCACTTGCGGACCTGAGTCAGTTGGAGCGCAGGGACGTGGAGCGCTTCGGCCTCACCGGAGGCCTTCCGGACCATCGCGTTGACGAGTTCGACCGTCCCCGACAACAGCGTGCCGTGCGCCCGGAGCCAGTCGGACGTCACCTGGATGGGAACCGCCATGTCCAGGCGCGGAAGGCGCTCCAGCATCTCGGCGGTACTGACCAGCGAGTCGCCCTGCTCGGAGGCTTGGCGCAGCACCGCGACCAAGCCTGCGCGAACGCGCCGCTTGTCGGACGGCGTCTCCACGCCCGACGGCGTGGGCAGGGGATGCTGGCGAGCGAGGCTGTCTTCCGGGAGCAGCCCCCGGTCAATCGTTCCAATCGATATCTGGGGCTGGTCCGAGCCCCCGACATCCAGCTCACAGAGAAGGTAGGGGTTCTCGAACAGTTGCTTGTCCGGGATGGTGCGCTCGAGCAGCTTCCGGCGGCTCTCCGGCTCGAACCACCGCTGTGCCTGCTCGGGCTCGAGGTCGAACCGGGACAGGAGCTTGAGCAGAGCGAAGCGCTCCGTGTTGCCAGATACCTCCGTCCAGATTTCGCGGAGCTCCTTGATGTCGGACGCGTACTCCGGGCGCGGGGGCTTGCGCTTGCCGCGGAAGAGCGCATCCGCCAGCGGCCACGGGTCCTCGCCGGGCTTCAGCATCCCGCTCGTCACGAGTTCCAGGGCGAGCGCGCTCCCCAGCCGGAAGCCAAGCGCCTCCAGGGCGGCCCCGAACCCGGGGAACGCGCCGCGGTCCTTCCACGCGGCGGCAATCTGAGCATTGAGCCAGCTCTCCCGCCGCTCCCAGGGGCCGCTCGCGATGCCATGCGCGCGGATGCGCTGAACGGACGCGACAGCCTTGCCCAGGATGGAGATGACGATGTCCGGCCGGGTGTGCTCGGCGGCATAGGAGAAGTCCCCGGCGTCGGAGGCATCCGGGGCGACGGCGATTTCATGGAGGAGTTCGAGCCGACGGCGGTCCTCGTCGGGGTCACCGGTTGGCGCGAGGTAGTCGTGGTAGGGGAAGAGGAACCCCTCGTCGCCATCCTCGCGAATCGAGTGGCGAATCACCCGGTCCCACATCGCGTACGTCTTCTCGGGAATGCTGCTGTCGTAGTGCCGCGCGCGATCGACTCCCGCGACGTGCCCGATGGCGACGATGAGCCGGGGATGGACGTCGCCGAGCGGGTGCCCCTCCTTGCAGTACAGGAACAGCAGCGAGCGCCGGGCTGTGAGCGGCTCGAAGAACCGCCGGACGAGCCATTCCTGTCGCTCACGGCCGAAGACCCAGGGGCTGGGGAAGGGGGGATCGACATCCTCGGGGGCCTGCTCCGGCGAGCGGCTCTCGAGCCACTCCTGGTTGCGCCGCAGCATCCAGCGGAACGGCACCGCGAACGTTGAGTAGGTGGGAACCTGGAGCGTCGTCGGGAGCAGGTGCCCGTGCGTCTCCACGGTGTGGCGGTTCTTCTTGTAGGGGTGCGTGAACCGCCGCGACCACTCGCGCTGGGACATGAATCCACCGCCTTCGGCGATGCACGGCGGAAGGTGCTCGGGCGCCAGGTTTGCCCAGGCGCGCCCGGCGATGACCATCTCCGCGGTGTCGTTCTTGTCCTTGCGAACCCGCTCAAGGGCCGTGCAGAAGGCGTTCTCACCTGGCCGATTGCAGACGGTGCCGTTCCAGCGTCCGTCGTGCCATGCCACGCGTGCAGTCAGGTGGATCATCTCGCCGCCCCTCGAGGTGTTTGCATCGTGCCGCCGCCAGGGCGCACGGCCAGTACGTATATCGCTTTCGGCCAGGCTGGCGGACGAGGTCCATCCTCCAGGACGGAGGGAGCAGGGGCGTGGGCTTCTGGCCGCCGCTACTACTTGAGGCTCAACACTCGCTCCAGGGCCTCAGGCATTACACGCACCGTGTTGGAGAGCCGTACATGGGGCAACTCGCCCCGCTCGCACATCCGGTACACCGTGGCCCGGCACACACCCAGTCGTTCTGCGACCTCCCGGACGGTCAGCAGCCGGCCGGAACCCGCGACCACCGGTACCACCGGGGCAGGACCCAGCAGCAAACTAGCAGCAAAAATCTTGGGGTCCTGGGGTACTGGATGGGATGGCTGGACAACCCCGGGCGAAAAAACCGAGTGTTTACGATGGGTTGTGAAGGGTTGGTAACCGCTGGACGGCCCCCGGGGTTCCTTGGGGTGCAAGTGGTCGCAGGTTCAAATCCTGTCGCCCCGACCATCGAAGGCCCTGGAGTTTCCGGAGAAATCCGGTGACTCCAGGGCCTTTGTTTTTCCCGCGTCGCGCAAACCAGCGAATCCCGTAAGCTACGGCGGCCGTGAAGAACTCATGTAGAGTCCTTCACGAGTCCGGCGCAGGCTCCCGCTTTCGCGGATTGCCGGTCCTGTCGCCATGAAATCGCTCGTCCTCCTGTTCAGGACGTCTCCCACGTCCATCATCTTGGTTACGCTCTGCGGGCTCCTTTCGGGCGCTAGCAGCGCGGGGCTCATCGCGCTCATCAATCAGGCGCTCGCGTCACAGTTCTCGGTGGGGCCCCGTGTGGCCCTCGGCTTCGCGGGGCTCGCGGTGCTGACGCTGCTGCTGCGGTTCGGGACCCAGGCGCTGATCAACAGGCTCAATGGGGATGCGCTCTTCGAGATGCGCATGAAACTGTGCCGGCAGATCGTCGCCACCCCCCTGCGACGCCTGGAGGAGCACGGAATCCCCAGCGTGATGGCGGTGCTCACCGAGGACCTTTTCGTCATTGGCGCCGCGCTTGGGGTGCTGCCGCGCTTTCTCTCCAACATCGCCATCGCCCTGAGCTGCTTCGTCTATCTCGCGTGGCTGTCGTGGCCGATGCTCCTCGGCCTTTTGGGCATCATTGCCCTGAGCGCCGTGGGCTTCCGGCTTCTTTCCCGTGGCGCGTCCCTCGACCTCCAGCGCCAGCGGGAACACCAGGGGACCCTCTACCGGCAGCTTCGCGGCCTCACCGAGGGCATCAAGGAACTCAAGCTCCACCATGACCGGCGCGCGGCCTTCCTCACCGAGGAGGTCGAGTCCACCGCGTGGCGCGTGCGCACCCTCCAGATCCGCATCGGTGACGTCTTCGCGGTGACCGGCAGCCTGGGCATGCTCCTGTCGTTCGCGTTCCTGGGCACGCTCATCTTCGTGCTGCCCGGGCTCGGCTGGGTGGAGACCCCAGCGCTCGTGGGGTACTGCATCGCCGCGCTCTACCTCCAGCAGCCCCTCCAGGCCGTCATGGAGGCGCTGCCCATCCTGAGCCGCGGTGACATTTCGTTGATGAAGATCCAGGAACTGGGCCTCACCCTAAGCTCCTCCATCACCGCCGCGAAGGAGAACCCAGAAGCCCGCCCCCTCATTCGTGACTCGTTCCAGACCGTCGAACTCGCCGGCGTCACCCACACCTATTACCGGGAACAGTCCGACGGGCACTTCATCGTGGGGCCCATCCACCTGCGGCTGCACCCCGGCGAGCTGGTTTTCCTCGTGGGCGGCAACGGCAGTGGGAAGACCACGCTGGCCAAGCTGCTCACGGGGCTCTACCAGCCAGAGGAAGGGCAGATCCTCATGGACGGACAGCCCGTCACCGCGGCGACACAGGAGTCCTACCGGCAGCTCTTCTCCGCTGTCTTCGCGGACTTCTACCTCTTCGAGCGCTTGCTGGGACTCGTTGGGGAGCAGACCACCTCTCAGGTGCAGAGCTACCTGTCGCTGCTCCAGCTCTCACGGAAGGTCCGCATGGAGTCCGGTGTGCTCTCCACCACCGAGCTGTCCCAGGGCCAACGCAAGCGCCTGGCGCTCCTCACAGCCTACCTGGAGGACCGCCCCATCTACCTCTTCGACGAGTGGGCGGCGGATCAGGACCCGGCGTTCAAGGACGTTTTCTATACGAAGCTCCTTCCCGAGCTGAAGCGCAAGGGCAAGGCGGTCATCGTCATCTCCCACGACGACAAGTACTTCCATGTTGCCGACCGCATCCTCCGCCTTGATGCCGGGCAGCTCGTGCCTTCCGCCGAGCTACCCTTGGCCGTGAAGGAGCGTGCCTCCTGACCCGGAGGGCGCTGCCAGCAGGGGCGGCCGCGCGCGCTGAAGCAGTTGCTCGATGGTCTGGGCGCCACGGCTCGAAGCGTCGGCCTCCACGAAGGCTCGCTGCATGGCCTGGACGCGAGTCCGGAAGGTGGAGGTTCCGAGCACCTGATCCATTTGCGCGCCCAGGTGCTCTGCGGAGGTCTGGCGGATGTTTCCCCGGAGCCCGAGTCCGTGGTGGACGACCCGGGCGGCGTTGCCCGGCTGGTCGAACTTGAGTGGGTACACCACCATGGGGACGCCCAGGCAGATACACTCCTTGACGCTGTTGAGGCCGCCATGGGTGATCATCAGCGAGGCCTGCTTCAGCGCCGTGAGCTGCGGAACCCAGTCCATCACCCGGACGTTGGAGGGCAACGGCCCGAGGGAGTCCTTTCCCACCTGCTTTCCCACGGCCATGAGCAGCCGGTACTGAGGCCGGCTCGCGACGGCCGCGATGACGGACTGGAAGAATTCACGGTGCCCTCGCAGCCGGTCGCCGTGGCTCCCCATGGAGCACAGGATGAGCGGCCCGTCGCCCGGGGGCAGCTCCAGGGGAAGCGGGGGTTCCGCCCGGCCCAGGTCCACGCAGGGCCCCAGGTAGTGGACGTCGCTGGACTCGCGGAGGAAGTCGAACTGGGGCGCGCTCATCACCAGCGTGGGGACTTGGAAGTGCGGTCCGAGCTGGAGATGCGTGTGAAAGCTGGCCCGGGCGGCACCGGGGTGGCTCTGGTAGTAAGCCGGCAGGCGCTCTCGCACCTTCTTCTCGAACGGCAGGAACGTGCGGAGGTGTTGCCATCGCCAGGCGAGGCGGATGCGGAGCTTCGACCCCAGGCTGCCGGTGGGCACG
This window encodes:
- a CDS encoding DEAD/DEAH box helicase, with the translated sequence MLTSKQLLQPLSKARIAQIAVRFDIDPGNLSKKELITRISLSLANRSDDEGIAFGRTGAAKLICAALTRAEALDLLRSTDFYGEEWIYSSSGAVHSLSADLARELLMEIAGAEEQSDLDVLCRSKKWRKYFEESEYEDPDENGAGQTSGGDDPQGGELEFEEDIGSEPEWLHALSFEAGPDRELPDGMTRTSGSLFEHQRRSVDALVEWWQSANDKGVLCLPTGAGKTRTAVHFALESVLAEGGRVLWLAHRHELVNQAVAAFLQNGHVAPTNFRIGRFEAGQRKFEEPAEVVVASIPTLTREGNVDKLIAIHESFALIIVDECHHAVARSWKQLLQDLGRVIDGEKLLGLSATPTRTAEGEVGQLWKLFGDIIHEEPLLPLMERGILAHPRVVTVPTNETFEASSEEQRLFAKFKDLPPSLVKRIAEDETRNALIVSKVVKDAAKWGQTLIFAATINHARELVERIRNAGLEAESLDCSAPREERLAVVERFKARSLPVLVNVGLFTEGTDLPGVQTVFLARPTMSRILFQQMVGRGLRGPALGGTADCNVVAFYDNVRGLVQDQLTSSFSSERSALAAITGEGTDELVESVDEKRGESGTVDERPTEQRMQELIAALRALASRGSDVDSSALRLVGWWQSGDASAPRALPVFEDNLENCGAFVARVLHESHANTLSEELEVDGISVPEAVVRAFVAAVREAPRTTQYFSVIGADKGDLRRLAGAVEPDGAAGKVESPLLARARWLNSPERASKVLLPLNGQSVDVSRRDYEAVGAIWRQMGMMLLGSSPDEQAIARFVAGVLAAKDRFPEMTDVPHSLAESLMRAAAANGGNIPQPVADDELAALPPLAEVRKELATLRGEHRAQALREYHQAFFKTQQPDYADFVTSLICG
- a CDS encoding AAA family ATPase; protein product: MIHLTARVAWHDGRWNGTVCNRPGENAFCTALERVRKDKNDTAEMVIAGRAWANLAPEHLPPCIAEGGGFMSQREWSRRFTHPYKKNRHTVETHGHLLPTTLQVPTYSTFAVPFRWMLRRNQEWLESRSPEQAPEDVDPPFPSPWVFGRERQEWLVRRFFEPLTARRSLLFLYCKEGHPLGDVHPRLIVAIGHVAGVDRARHYDSSIPEKTYAMWDRVIRHSIREDGDEGFLFPYHDYLAPTGDPDEDRRRLELLHEIAVAPDASDAGDFSYAAEHTRPDIVISILGKAVASVQRIRAHGIASGPWERRESWLNAQIAAAWKDRGAFPGFGAALEALGFRLGSALALELVTSGMLKPGEDPWPLADALFRGKRKPPRPEYASDIKELREIWTEVSGNTERFALLKLLSRFDLEPEQAQRWFEPESRRKLLERTIPDKQLFENPYLLCELDVGGSDQPQISIGTIDRGLLPEDSLARQHPLPTPSGVETPSDKRRVRAGLVAVLRQASEQGDSLVSTAEMLERLPRLDMAVPIQVTSDWLRAHGTLLSGTVELVNAMVRKASGEAEALHVPALQLTQVRKWEDGARKILAARAERSLPSLGEDWRALIVEAIGEAGGRVDPRNERHQLALTEQAAALEKVTTRKLSVLAGRAGTGKTSVLGALLRSKKLNQDGILLLAPTGKARVRLSNAANRGDDEGAATVAQFLYRLKRYDALRQKPRTSGTEKHRREKTVVIDECSMLTLDDLYALLDALDLSHVQRLILVGDPNQLPPIGVGRPFADFVGFIDECATSDKEDVRKIAGALGRLTIEVRAQAGAPSDTLRLASWFTHEAQPVDSDRVLSDLELGRPFNDLEICFWKTTDELHQRLLEQFQKHLGIKDANDVAGFNRALGFNENNWIPYEDPSGSERFQLLSPVRMQPHGVHELNRWVQKTFRKAEVEQARSRRGLKLGDEEIVLRDKVLQVRNQTRDGYDYSEKSQVELYIANGEIGIAANTRNGWMNVAFAGRPNVTVGYGSRDFSEGSGPLQLAYALTVHKSQGSEFNVVFAILPKHCRLLSRELLYTMLTRSKKRMVLLLEAGDTSALYDLSRPERSETARRNSNLFLGAVRERFEETPYAEHLIHRTLKGHMVRSKSELVIANLLHSKDIAYEYERVLEGATEPGRLRPDFTFVDAAGDLIIWEHLGMLDIAAYSQSWNWKRQWYAKNGFIEDQTLFITRDEQGGRLDAQQLEDVAERIRKLL
- a CDS encoding helix-turn-helix domain-containing protein; the encoded protein is MVPVVAGSGRLLTVREVAERLGVCRATVYRMCERGELPHVRLSNTVRVMPEALERVLSLK
- a CDS encoding cyclic peptide export ABC transporter, producing MKSLVLLFRTSPTSIILVTLCGLLSGASSAGLIALINQALASQFSVGPRVALGFAGLAVLTLLLRFGTQALINRLNGDALFEMRMKLCRQIVATPLRRLEEHGIPSVMAVLTEDLFVIGAALGVLPRFLSNIAIALSCFVYLAWLSWPMLLGLLGIIALSAVGFRLLSRGASLDLQRQREHQGTLYRQLRGLTEGIKELKLHHDRRAAFLTEEVESTAWRVRTLQIRIGDVFAVTGSLGMLLSFAFLGTLIFVLPGLGWVETPALVGYCIAALYLQQPLQAVMEALPILSRGDISLMKIQELGLTLSSSITAAKENPEARPLIRDSFQTVELAGVTHTYYREQSDGHFIVGPIHLRLHPGELVFLVGGNGSGKTTLAKLLTGLYQPEEGQILMDGQPVTAATQESYRQLFSAVFADFYLFERLLGLVGEQTTSQVQSYLSLLQLSRKVRMESGVLSTTELSQGQRKRLALLTAYLEDRPIYLFDEWAADQDPAFKDVFYTKLLPELKRKGKAVIVISHDDKYFHVADRILRLDAGQLVPSAELPLAVKERAS
- a CDS encoding glycosyltransferase, which encodes MARIVFLPLPEAGHIHATLGLARQLASRGHEIRYMAPLDGQPFLSGHPWPFTPIYEEAMPRGRQAELDAKMATPGLSPQARKDIIQEVLHRHGLRIDEALFGTALESRLKESGADLLLVDATFPLPVLTAHKVGVPAFQLCTNLALHRDLAVPPLNSHHVPTGSLGSKLRIRLAWRWQHLRTFLPFEKKVRERLPAYYQSHPGAARASFHTHLQLGPHFQVPTLVMSAPQFDFLRESSDVHYLGPCVDLGRAEPPLPLELPPGDGPLILCSMGSHGDRLRGHREFFQSVIAAVASRPQYRLLMAVGKQVGKDSLGPLPSNVRVMDWVPQLTALKQASLMITHGGLNSVKECICLGVPMVVYPLKFDQPGNAARVVHHGLGLRGNIRQTSAEHLGAQMDQVLGTSTFRTRVQAMQRAFVEADASSRGAQTIEQLLQRARPPLLAAPSGSGGTLLHGQG